One window of the Mycobacterium haemophilum DSM 44634 genome contains the following:
- a CDS encoding TM2 domain-containing protein: protein MTDQPWSDPAGSGSPPPQPPPGYPSGYPPSYPQYPGPGGYFDPAAPWGRHPVTGQPLSDKSKIVAGLLQLLGFIGIVGIGRIYLGYTGLGIAQLLVGIFTCGLGAVIWGIVDALLILTDKVSDPSGRPLRDGT, encoded by the coding sequence GTGACTGATCAGCCGTGGTCCGATCCGGCGGGGTCTGGCTCGCCACCACCGCAGCCGCCGCCGGGCTATCCATCTGGGTATCCGCCGTCGTATCCGCAATACCCGGGGCCTGGGGGTTACTTTGATCCGGCCGCACCCTGGGGTCGGCATCCGGTGACCGGGCAGCCGCTTTCCGACAAATCGAAGATCGTTGCAGGTCTGTTACAGCTACTTGGCTTCATCGGCATCGTGGGCATCGGCCGCATCTACCTCGGCTACACCGGGCTGGGTATCGCGCAGTTGCTGGTGGGCATCTTCACGTGCGGGCTTGGCGCGGTCATCTGGGGCATTGTCGACGCGCTGTTGATTTTGACCGACAAGGTCAGCGACCCGTCGGGTCGCCCGTTGCGCGATGGAACCTAA
- a CDS encoding acyl-CoA thioesterase II has protein sequence MSDFEELLAVLDLNRVADDLFIGSHPSKNPLRTFGGQLMAQSFVASSRTLTRDDLPPSAFSVHFINGGDTAKDIEFHVVRLRDERRFANRRVDAMQHGMLLSSAMISYMSGGRGLEHAVEPPEVAEPHTRPPIGELLRGYEQTVPHFVNALRPIEWRYTNDPSWVMRDKGQRLAHNRVWVKALGALPNDPVLHTAAMLYSTDTTVLDSVITTHGLSWGFDRIFAASANHSVWFHRQVNFDDWVLYSTSSPVAADSRGLGTGHLFDRSGQLIATVVQEGVLKYFPASRQ, from the coding sequence TTGTCGGACTTTGAGGAACTGCTTGCGGTATTGGATCTCAACCGCGTTGCCGACGACCTATTCATCGGATCTCATCCCAGCAAGAACCCGCTGCGGACATTCGGCGGGCAGCTCATGGCGCAGTCCTTTGTGGCGAGCAGCCGCACGCTGACCCGAGACGACCTGCCGCCCAGCGCATTCTCGGTGCACTTCATCAACGGTGGTGATACCGCCAAGGACATCGAGTTTCACGTGGTACGGCTGCGTGACGAGCGGCGCTTCGCTAATCGTCGTGTCGACGCGATGCAGCACGGCATGTTGTTGTCCTCGGCGATGATTTCGTACATGTCCGGTGGTCGCGGCCTCGAGCATGCTGTCGAGCCGCCGGAGGTGGCCGAACCCCATACCCGGCCGCCGATCGGCGAGCTGTTGCGCGGCTATGAGCAGACCGTGCCGCACTTTGTCAACGCGTTGCGGCCGATCGAATGGCGTTACACCAACGACCCGTCCTGGGTGATGCGTGACAAAGGCCAACGGCTTGCCCACAACCGGGTTTGGGTCAAGGCGCTGGGGGCACTGCCCAACGATCCCGTGCTGCACACCGCGGCAATGCTGTATTCCACGGACACCACCGTGTTGGACTCGGTCATCACCACCCACGGGCTGTCCTGGGGCTTCGACCGCATTTTCGCTGCGTCCGCCAACCATTCGGTGTGGTTTCACCGGCAGGTGAACTTTGATGACTGGGTGTTGTATTCGACGTCGTCGCCGGTGGCTGCGGATTCTCGCGGGTTAGGTACGGGGCATTTGTTTGATCGCTCGGGGCAACTCATTGCCACGGTGGTCCAAGAAGGGGTACTGAAATACTTTCCCGCTTCCCGTCAATAG
- the trpA gene encoding tryptophan synthase subunit alpha → MTGLGPVFDSCRKDNRAALIGYLPTGYPDVPTSVAAMTALAESGCDIIEVGVPYSDPGMDGPTIARATETALRGGVRVRDTLAAVEAISQAGGRAVVMTYWNPVLRYGVDAFARDLASAGGHGLITPDLIPDEARQWITASEEHRLDRIFLVAPSSTPQRLVATVEASRGFVYAVSTMGVTGARDAVSQVAPELVARVKAVSDIAVGVGLGVRSREQAAQIGGYADGVIVGSALVSALGDGLPRLRALTEELAAGVRQRTSV, encoded by the coding sequence ATGACCGGGCTGGGGCCGGTTTTCGATTCGTGCCGCAAGGACAATCGCGCGGCACTGATCGGGTATCTGCCTACCGGTTATCCCGACGTGCCTACTTCGGTGGCCGCGATGACTGCGCTCGCCGAATCCGGTTGCGACATCATTGAAGTCGGTGTGCCGTATTCGGATCCGGGCATGGACGGTCCAACCATCGCGAGGGCCACCGAGACTGCGCTTCGTGGGGGAGTGCGAGTTCGCGATACGTTGGCCGCGGTCGAGGCGATCAGCCAAGCTGGCGGGCGCGCCGTGGTGATGACGTACTGGAATCCGGTGCTGCGCTACGGGGTTGATGCGTTCGCGCGGGATCTGGCGTCGGCTGGAGGGCACGGTCTGATCACCCCCGACCTCATTCCCGACGAAGCACGCCAGTGGATCACAGCATCTGAGGAACATCGGTTGGATCGCATTTTTCTGGTGGCGCCGTCATCGACGCCGCAACGGTTGGTGGCCACGGTCGAGGCATCACGCGGATTTGTCTATGCGGTGTCCACGATGGGGGTGACCGGGGCGCGTGACGCGGTGTCGCAGGTTGCACCAGAACTGGTAGCCAGGGTGAAGGCGGTATCTGATATTGCGGTCGGCGTCGGCCTGGGTGTGCGATCACGAGAGCAGGCTGCGCAGATCGGCGGCTACGCCGACGGTGTCATCGTCGGCTCCGCGTTGGTGTCGGCGCTGGGCGACGGTTTGCCTCGATTGCGTGCTCTGACCGAGGAACTCGCCGCCGGTGTGCGCCAAAGGACGTCCGTGTGA
- the pyk gene encoding pyruvate kinase: MTRRGKIVCTLGPATQSDELIRALVEAGMDVARMNFSHGDYADHKAAYDRVRIASDATGRAVGVLADLQGPKIRLGRFATGPTYWADGETVRITVADCQGSHDRVSTTYKKLARDAVVGDRVLVDDGKVGLVVSAIEGDDVVCTVTEGGPVSNNKGMSLPGMNVSAPALSDKDIEDLTFALNLGVDLVALSFVRSPSDVELVHEVMDRIGRRVPVIAKLEKPEAVDNLEAIVLAFDAIMVARGDLGVELPLEEVPLVQKRAIQMARENAKPVIVATQMLDSMIENSRPTRAEASDVANAVLDGADALMLSGETSVGKYPLAAVKTMSRIVCAVEENSTAAPPLTHVPRTKRGVISYAARDIGERLDAKALVAFTQSGDTVRRLARLHTPLPLLAFTAWPEVRSQLAMTWGTETFLVPKMLSTDGMIRQVDKSLLELGRYKRGDLVVIVAGAPPGTVGSTNLIHVHRIGEDDV; the protein is encoded by the coding sequence GTGACGAGACGCGGGAAGATCGTCTGTACCCTTGGCCCTGCAACACAATCGGACGAGCTAATCCGGGCGCTGGTCGAAGCCGGAATGGACGTCGCCCGAATGAACTTCAGTCACGGCGATTACGCCGATCACAAAGCCGCCTACGACCGGGTGCGCATCGCGTCTGATGCCACCGGCCGGGCGGTGGGCGTGCTCGCCGACCTGCAGGGCCCGAAGATCAGGTTGGGGCGCTTCGCCACGGGGCCCACCTACTGGGCCGACGGTGAAACGGTACGGATCACGGTGGCCGACTGCCAAGGCAGCCACGACCGGGTATCCACCACCTACAAGAAGTTGGCCAGGGACGCGGTGGTCGGTGACCGGGTTCTGGTCGACGACGGCAAGGTCGGACTGGTGGTTTCGGCCATCGAGGGCGACGACGTGGTCTGTACTGTCACCGAAGGCGGCCCGGTTAGCAACAACAAGGGCATGTCCTTACCCGGGATGAACGTGTCTGCTCCGGCCTTATCGGACAAGGACATCGAGGATCTCACGTTCGCGCTGAACCTCGGCGTCGACCTGGTCGCGCTGTCGTTCGTGCGCTCACCGTCTGACGTCGAGCTGGTCCACGAGGTGATGGATCGCATCGGGCGCCGTGTTCCCGTGATCGCCAAGCTGGAGAAGCCTGAAGCCGTCGATAACCTCGAAGCTATCGTGCTGGCCTTCGATGCCATCATGGTGGCCCGCGGCGACCTGGGTGTCGAGCTGCCGCTGGAAGAGGTCCCGCTGGTGCAGAAGCGGGCCATCCAGATGGCCCGGGAGAACGCGAAACCCGTCATCGTGGCGACCCAGATGCTCGACTCGATGATCGAGAACTCACGGCCAACCCGAGCCGAGGCCTCCGACGTCGCCAATGCGGTGCTCGACGGCGCCGACGCGCTCATGTTGTCCGGGGAAACGTCGGTGGGGAAGTACCCATTGGCGGCCGTGAAGACGATGTCGCGCATCGTGTGCGCGGTTGAGGAGAATTCCACGGCTGCGCCGCCGTTGACACACGTGCCTCGCACGAAGCGGGGCGTGATCTCGTACGCTGCCCGCGACATCGGTGAACGACTCGACGCCAAGGCCCTGGTCGCGTTCACTCAATCCGGTGACACGGTGCGGCGACTGGCGCGTCTCCATACCCCGCTGCCGCTGCTAGCCTTCACCGCGTGGCCCGAGGTGCGTAGCCAACTCGCCATGACTTGGGGCACCGAGACATTCCTCGTCCCGAAGATGCTGTCCACCGACGGCATGATCCGCCAGGTGGACAAGTCACTGCTCGAACTTGGTCGTTACAAGCGTGGTGACTTGGTGGTGATCGTCGCGGGCGCGCCACCTGGCACAGTAGGTTCGACCAACCTGATCCATGTGCACCGGATCGGGGAGGACGACGTCTAG
- a CDS encoding SDR family oxidoreductase: MPSVLITGAARGIGRSIAIHLAANGWEVFAGVRTDDDAAAIAMNHPITPVILDITDADHLAALDSSLPESLDAVVNNAGVLVYGPLEALSLAELRRQFEVNVFGQIAVTQAVLPRLRRAQGRIVLVSSLTGKVALPLIGAYCASKFALEAAGDVLRMELKRWNIAVALIEAGATDTDMCRNGHDMLDDAAARLSAEHRELYEGHFTGLNNSLMSQMTAAPVPPEKVAAVVVKALTARRPRDRYFIAAGDKLQQALMTQLPATARDWVLRRVTNQPGSSQPSRRLLRLAGM; the protein is encoded by the coding sequence ATGCCATCGGTCCTTATCACCGGCGCCGCTCGCGGGATCGGACGCTCTATTGCCATTCACCTGGCGGCGAATGGCTGGGAGGTGTTCGCCGGGGTCCGCACCGATGACGATGCGGCCGCGATCGCGATGAACCATCCGATTACGCCGGTCATTCTCGACATCACCGATGCCGATCATCTTGCTGCACTGGACAGTTCGCTTCCCGAGAGCCTGGATGCCGTCGTCAACAATGCCGGCGTCCTGGTCTACGGACCGCTGGAAGCCCTTTCGCTAGCGGAGCTGCGGCGGCAATTCGAGGTAAACGTTTTCGGCCAGATTGCGGTGACCCAGGCGGTGCTGCCGCGGCTACGGCGCGCACAGGGCCGGATCGTGCTCGTCTCGAGTCTCACTGGCAAGGTAGCGCTTCCGCTGATCGGTGCATACTGCGCGTCGAAATTCGCACTTGAGGCCGCGGGCGACGTGCTGCGCATGGAGCTGAAGCGGTGGAACATCGCCGTTGCGCTCATCGAGGCCGGAGCGACGGACACCGACATGTGTCGGAATGGACACGACATGTTGGATGACGCGGCGGCGAGGCTGTCGGCGGAACACCGCGAACTGTACGAAGGCCATTTCACGGGCCTGAATAACTCGCTCATGTCGCAGATGACAGCGGCGCCAGTGCCGCCGGAGAAGGTTGCCGCCGTTGTCGTTAAGGCGCTGACGGCGCGCCGGCCCCGTGACCGATATTTCATCGCTGCCGGCGACAAGTTGCAGCAAGCGCTGATGACGCAGCTTCCCGCGACGGCGCGCGATTGGGTTCTTCGACGGGTGACGAATCAACCCGGATCTTCCCAGCCCAGCCGTCGATTGCTCCGGCTGGCGGGGATGTGA
- a CDS encoding DUF2752 domain-containing protein — protein sequence MEPNQVLRAARQRRQQGPRRRLYGVAGSGVLMAGAFGYIGLVDPHNADSVYPLCPFKLLTGWNCPLCGGLRLTHDLLHGDLAASVNDNVFLLVGIPVLVGWVVLRRRCGQSALPTAALLTIVVASIAWTVLRNVPGFPLVPTVYSG from the coding sequence ATGGAACCTAATCAGGTCTTGCGAGCCGCACGGCAGCGTCGTCAGCAGGGCCCGCGTCGTCGTCTTTACGGCGTAGCCGGTTCGGGCGTGCTGATGGCCGGTGCGTTCGGCTATATCGGGCTGGTCGACCCGCACAACGCGGATTCGGTGTATCCGCTGTGCCCGTTCAAGCTGCTCACGGGCTGGAACTGCCCGCTTTGTGGTGGCCTTCGGTTGACGCATGACCTGCTGCACGGCGACCTGGCGGCCAGCGTCAACGACAATGTCTTCCTGTTGGTCGGCATCCCGGTGTTGGTCGGCTGGGTGGTGCTGCGTCGTCGCTGTGGCCAGTCAGCACTGCCGACAGCCGCGTTGCTGACGATCGTGGTCGCGTCGATCGCGTGGACAGTGCTGCGCAACGTGCCCGGGTTCCCGTTGGTTCCGACCGTTTACAGCGGGTAG
- a CDS encoding bifunctional lysylphosphatidylglycerol flippase/synthetase MprF: MNGPPVDVVPRLRVRERVVVHVDSFAARWIGALALLCAALWLIVLLARRDPHPEWHAAGRLGWSLTVLAAMALIARGIFLGRPVTTMHATAAALCVLAGVGAHVLAFDLLGDVLIASSGMVLMWPTASRPWPADLPRAWRLINATSADPLAPFAMQTGKSYHFTTAGTAALAYRTRMGYAVVGGDPIGAEEQFPELVSDFAAMCHTHGWRIAVVGCSERRLKLWSDPVRLRQSLRAIPIGRDVVIDVSSFNMVGRKFRNLRQAVQRTHNCGITTEIVAEQELDDKRLAELTDVVRASPSGAHTDRGFYMNLDGVLEGRFPGMQLIIARDAAGRVQGFHRYATAGGGTDITLDVPWRRPGAPNGIDERLSIDMMMAAKEAGAQRISLSFAAFPEIFDGAQSGRLQRVCYRLIHVLDPLIALESLYRYVRKFHALDQRRYALISITQIIPLVFVLLSLEFMPRRRHL; this comes from the coding sequence GTGAACGGGCCGCCGGTCGATGTCGTGCCGAGGCTCCGCGTGCGTGAACGTGTCGTGGTTCACGTCGATTCGTTCGCCGCTCGCTGGATCGGTGCTTTGGCTCTGCTTTGTGCCGCACTCTGGCTGATCGTGCTACTTGCTCGCCGCGATCCTCACCCGGAGTGGCACGCCGCCGGCCGGCTGGGCTGGTCGCTGACGGTGCTGGCTGCGATGGCATTGATCGCTCGTGGCATCTTCCTGGGGCGTCCGGTGACGACCATGCACGCGACCGCTGCGGCGTTGTGTGTGCTAGCAGGCGTGGGTGCGCACGTGCTGGCCTTCGATTTGCTCGGTGACGTGCTGATCGCCAGCTCGGGGATGGTGTTGATGTGGCCGACAGCGTCGCGTCCGTGGCCCGCGGATCTGCCGCGTGCATGGAGGTTGATCAATGCCACCAGCGCGGATCCGCTGGCGCCGTTCGCCATGCAGACGGGCAAGAGCTATCACTTCACGACCGCCGGTACCGCGGCGCTGGCATACCGGACGCGGATGGGCTATGCGGTGGTCGGCGGGGACCCGATCGGTGCCGAGGAGCAATTCCCCGAGTTGGTCAGCGACTTCGCGGCCATGTGTCATACCCACGGCTGGCGGATCGCGGTGGTGGGCTGCAGCGAGCGGCGGCTCAAGCTATGGAGTGATCCTGTCAGACTTCGGCAATCGCTGCGGGCAATACCGATCGGCCGCGATGTTGTCATCGACGTGTCGAGCTTCAACATGGTGGGGCGCAAGTTCCGCAACCTGCGTCAGGCAGTGCAGCGCACCCACAATTGCGGCATCACAACCGAGATCGTGGCAGAACAAGAACTTGACGATAAGCGGCTGGCTGAGCTGACTGACGTAGTGCGGGCCTCCCCCAGCGGAGCACACACCGATCGCGGGTTTTACATGAACCTCGATGGGGTGCTGGAGGGACGGTTTCCCGGAATGCAGCTGATTATCGCCAGGGACGCCGCGGGCCGTGTGCAGGGCTTTCACCGGTATGCGACTGCCGGCGGCGGTACTGATATCACCCTTGATGTGCCTTGGCGTCGTCCCGGAGCCCCGAACGGGATCGATGAACGGCTTAGCATCGACATGATGATGGCCGCCAAAGAGGCTGGGGCGCAGCGGATATCGTTATCGTTCGCGGCTTTCCCGGAGATCTTCGACGGCGCGCAGTCCGGTCGGTTGCAGCGCGTCTGCTACCGGTTGATCCATGTCCTAGACCCGTTGATCGCACTTGAGTCGCTATACCGTTATGTGCGCAAGTTTCACGCGCTGGACCAGCGACGCTACGCGTTGATCTCGATCACGCAGATCATTCCCTTGGTGTTCGTGCTGTTATCGTTGGAGTTCATGCCGCGTCGCCGGCACCTCTAA